DNA sequence from the Malus sylvestris chromosome 10, drMalSylv7.2, whole genome shotgun sequence genome:
CCCATATCCATCGCAGATTGCAGATTAAGATTTACAAAAGTGTGCGGACACTTCAACCCGGCATAAAACAAAAACCGATCAGTTGACTATCGTTTTTACTTGATGTAAGCAACTGTACAACCGTAATTCGTTGAGCTCTCCGGTTCGTACTTGGCTACTCGTGGATGTTTTTTCAAAATCTCAAGTGCTCTCTCTTTAACCACCCCTGTGCCCATTCCATGTATGACAAAGATAACTGATTGAGACTCTCTACCAGACAGGACCATGTCCAGGAGGTAAGAAGCTTCCTCCACCCTCATGCCACGGAGATCCACTGTGTTCTTTGACGTTTGTACCGCTGGCCCATAGGATACCTCCTCCCCACTTCCGGTTTCCCCATTACGACTCCGGCCAACCTACAATGTCAAATCAAAATGATCAGATTCTATCAGTGAGTTCGATGGTATCCCTCAGAAGCGCAATTACAGACGTTCGTCTGCGCTAAAAAAGCATCTTGCATCTGTTAAGTCCAAGTCCAGTTTTGTACAGGAGTATACATTTGTGTATGCACATGCAAATATTACCAATTCATAACAAATAATTTGTCTAGAACTTGTGTGAGGAGTCAAAACAGATAGAGGCAGGGACGAGTTGTAATCATGCATGTGGAACAATTAGAAGGGATATATACCTGCTGCTTCAAACGTGGGACAGAACTAGGTGTGGCATTCTTATCAGCGCTAGGGATAGCTCTAATATCGCTCTTCTTCAAGCGAACCTTTATTTTACCATATTGTACAAGGACTGTCCCATCATCTCCAGGTGCTTCAGCTACAGTAGCTATCTTATCTCCCAGTCTCTTCAAATAAACTTGCTCTCCCAATCGGGGTGTAAATGACGTAGCAGATGTCTCACTAACCAACAGATCATCCTCAGGAGAGTGAGCTTCAACGACAGATGCAATTGCAGcttctgatttcctaatcagCCAATTCAATTGATCAGCAGCAGCAATTTTGAGTCGGTTATCAAACTCCTTCAGCACAGTCTCCATTTGGGATTTTGCAGCCTGCACTTCTTGCTGAACCTGTAGTGTTTCCTTTACCATAAGAGCTCTCTTGCGCAACTCAAGATCTTCTGCTTCGTCGTGAATCTTCAATTTAACAAAAGCAAATAAGTAAGGACATAATGAGccacacaaaaacaagaaaaagaaaaatggttgCAGCAGGAAAATTGCAAGAAAATAAGGAGCCTCATAATGGATCTTAAATTTACCTCACAATAAATGTCCATGATATCTGAATGAAGAGATGCAGCCATTTTGGCCTGAGCTTCCAGTCTGTTTCTTTCCTCTACTAACGACCGATATAGCAAACCTTTTCGCTCCTGTTGCTTTTCAGGCATTAACCTCTGCACCCATTTCTGTGCATGCTCAATTACGTGTTGATTGAAACCGATGGATTTAGCAATACTCAATGCATTTGAATCACCAGTACTTCCCCACAGGATCCGGTAAGTAGGTTGTAAGGTTTCTGGAGAAAATTCCATGGCTGCATTTTCAAATTGATTATCCTTTTCTTTCAGGCGACTTAAATCCGCATAGTGAGTAGTCACAACGGCTAAGTCAACACGATCTTTGAGATATAGCAAGATGCTGGCGGAAAGAGCCACACCTTCTGAAGGATCGGTTCCACTGCCAATTTCGTCAATGAGGACAAGTGATTCTTTTGAGGCCACTTCCAATATATTATGAATCCGTGAAATGTGCCCACTAAAAGTTGAGAGATTTTGCTCTAGAGACTTCAATCGAAAAAAACCCATAGTCAGACAAATGAAAACATAAAGAACCTAGGAGTTTCTGCCATAATTAAGGTAAACAACTACCTGATGATCTCCAATATCAGCCAGAACAAGATCAAACCACGGAAGCCTTGGGTGGTTTTTAGCAGGCAGATACATGCCAGCCTTCGACATGAGAGATGCCAGGCCCAAAGTTTTCATGGAAGCTGTTTTCCCCCCAGTATTAGGTCCTGAGATTACAACCACTCTGGTTCCACATCCAATTTTGATATCTATTGGCACTGGAAAATCAGATGTACGACCAGATAAACTTCCAGAAATCATGTTTACACCATTTCCGTTGTTGGAGAAAAGTGGATTTCTTGATGCAAAATCATCAGACAAATTTTTTAAGGATGACTCAACGAGCAATGGATGTTGCAGCCCTTCTATATCTACAGCTGCCAGAAAACCAGCCCCACCAGAATACAGGTCCTTGGAACTAAAAATTGGACATACCCCATTCATCCGCAGAGCATAAGCAGCTCTAGCAAAAGCAAGATCCACTTCCAAAACTTTATCTAACAAATACATTATCAGTACTTCCGATTTCGCAATTTCAGATGTAAGGAAGCTCAAAATGCCGATTTCCTCAGCTCTCTCAGCATTCGAAAGCCTCACTTCCATGTTGTTCAACTCCACCGCCTCTTTAGGTTCCACAAAGTATGTTGCTCCAGAACTACTAGCATCCAAAACTATGCAACCCGGAAGCAAATGTTTGTGCGTGGCCCTAACACCAACGCACATCCTAGCCCTCCGCATAGTCACCAAAGGGCTATCAATGCCGCCCGATTTAAAAATCTGGGTTGACACTTCCTTCAGCAAAGAATCCAGATTTTCCatgttcctcttcctctctgACCTAATGATCTCTAAGTCTTCGCTAGCCGTGTCAAGTATTATCGAAAGCTTGCAATCTATACATACTCCTATCGTTTTCTCTAACTCTACTAGGAAATCACAATCCTTGAGTATTTCGATCAGGGGCAAGTACCTGTTCAAGTACaacttaacaaaaaataaatcataaaaatttgatttgtcTTAACATTTTTATCAATTTATCACTAAAATTAAGTACTTCACTAAACCCAATCTAATCAGTGTTCAAAATTCAACCCAAATATATGTTAGATTATTAGGTTAGTGGACGTAGTGGCTCTATCCACTACGTAAACATCGGGTTGTTAATGTAAGCAGTTTTAACTGCATGGCCGAATAAACCCTAGCTTTTAGGGATCAGTAGAAGTTGTTTTCCTTTTGACTTAGTCTTATACCACGTTTAGGATAATGTTTAACGTGGGTTGCATGTTTATCTTTTCCTCCGTTTGTAAGGCTTATATAGCCTGCTTATTCTTTGTTTAATGCTAAGTGAAATTCCTCCCAGTTTACAAAGTTCTCATTCGACAAACACTAGGGTTtaacatttggtatcagagcccccACCTGGGGCTCCTGATCAAAAGCTTGAGAGATAGCAATCTTTTGAGTGCAGAGGTACGAGAATATGGCAGGAGAAGGAAGTGGTTTTGTGCAGGCATCTATTCCAAAACTGGATGGGCATTATGACCATTGGGCAATGCTTATGGAAAATTTCCTACGTTCAAAGGAATATTGGAGTCTTGTGGAGCATGGAATCCCTGCAGGAGCAGAAGGAGCTTCACTTGCGGAGGGACAACGAAAAGTGTTCGAAGATCAAAAGTTGAAAGATCTGAAAGCCAAGAACTATCTGTTTCAAGCAATCGATCGAGCTGTTTTGGAAACAATCTTGAACAAAGATACGGCTAAGGAGATTTGGGATTCGTTGAAACAGAAGTATCAAGGGACTGCTCGAGTTAAACGAGCACAGTTGCAAGCGCTTCGAAAGGAGTTCGAGATGCTTCACATGAAGCCAGGAGAAACTGTAAATGAATTCTTTGGTCGGACCCTGACCATTGCCAATAAGAGAAGGATCAATGGTGACAAGTTGACGGATGTAGAAGTCATTGAGAAGATCTTGAGATCGATGACTTCTAAATTCGACTATGTGGTTTGTTCCATAGAGGAATCCAAAGACTTGGATATTCTCTCAATTGATGAACTGCAAAGTAGCTTGTTAGTGCATGAGCAGCGGATGATTGGACATAGCGTAGAGGAACAAGCACTAAAGGTGACCTATGAAGAGAATTTTGGAGGAAGAGGATGTGGTCGAGGAAGCTTTCGTGGAAGAGGCAGAGGAAGAGGTCGACAGAACTTCGACAAGTCAACGGTTGAGTGCTATAATTGTCATGAATTAGGGCACTATCAGTATGAGTGCCCTAAGAAGGACAGGGAAGCCAAGGCTAACTATGCAGAGGCTAGTAACGAAATGTTGCTAATGGCGTATGTGAATACTCATGAGATCAAAGAAGACGTTTGGTTCCTCGACTCGGGCTGCAGTAATCATATGTGTGGTAAGAGGGAGTTGTTCTCTGAATTTGTTGGAAGTTTTAGAGAAACTGTGAAACTAGGGAACAATACGAGTATGGCCATCCTGGGGAAAGGAAATATTCGACTACAAGTAAATGGCATGACTCAGGTGATCACAGGAGTGTTCTATGTACCTGCTTTGAAGAATAATCTGCTAAGTATTGGGCAGCTTCAGGAGAAAGGTCTTGCTATTCTCATTAAACATGGGAAGTGCAAGATCTATCATCCTGAGAAAGGATTAATCATGGAGACGGTTATGACTACAAATCGCATGTTCATTCTGGCTGCTCAATATCAGCCCAATGATCAAGCATGTTTCAATGCTCTCATAGATGATCCAGTTCAGTTGTGGCACTGCCGTTATGGGCACTTGAGTATTGGTGGTTTAAAGACTCTACAACAGAAGCAGATGGTGAGTGGACTGCCTCAAATAAAGGACTCCTCAAAAGTGTGCGAGAATTGCTTGGTAGGAAAGCAACCAAGAGATCCGTTTCCAAAAAGAAGCACCTGGAGAGCATGCCAAATCCTACAACTCGTTCATGCAGATATTTGTGGACCGATCAAACCTACGTCTAACAGTAAGAAAAGGTATCTCCTCACCTTTATCGATGACTTCAGCCGTAAGACTTGGATCTACTTTCTAACTGAGAAGTCAGAAGCCTTCCGAAGTTTTAAAGCCTTCAAAAGTCTAGTTGAAAATGAAACTGATGCTAGTATTAAAAGCTTGCACACGGATCGTGGTGGGGAGTTCACATCACATGAGTTTGATGAGTTCTGTGTTGAGAATGGGATTCAAAGACAATTGACAGCAGCTTACACCCCGCAGCAAAACGGAGTAGCTGAGCGCAAGAATCGGACCATCATGAATATGGTACGTAGCTTATTAACCGAGAAGAACATGCCTAAGATTTTTTGGCCAGAAGCAGCAAACTGGACAGTTCATGTGCTCAACAGGAGTCCCACATTTGcagttaaaaacaaaacacctGAGGAAGCATGGAGTGGTACGATACCATCTGTAAGTTATTTCAGGGTTTTTGGCTGCATTTCATACGTACATATTCCAGATAACAAGAGGACCAAACTAGATGATAAAAGTAGAAAGTGTGTGCTATTTGGGATAAGTGAAGGATCAAAGGCCTATCGGCTATTTGATCCAATCTCGCAGAGGATTCTAATCAGTCGTGATGTACGATTTGATGAGAATAGTAGCTGGGATTGGGATGAGCATCATCATGAAGATGTCATAGCAGATTTGGAATGGGACGATGAAGCAGATAAGGAACTTGAGACTGATGAAGTTGACAGTCAGGGAGGAGATGAAGATGAACCACATGGAGATGGAAGTGGCACAAGCAATAATAGTGGTTCAGACGAAGTCTCAGAAGCAAACATATCCAGTCCAGCAGAAAGAAGATCTAGGGCTCCACCAGTATGGATGAGAGATTACGTGACAGGAGAGGGATTATCTGATGAAGACGACATGGGGCATTTAGCTCTCTTAGCAGACAGTGATCCAACTTATTACAATGAAGCTGTGAAGAGTGCAAAATGGAGGAAAGCTATGGATGTCGAAATAGCAGCTATCGAGAGGAACAACACTTGGGAATTGACAGATTTACCTCCAGGAGGGAAGACAATTGGAGTTAAATGGGTCTACAAGACTAAACTGAATGAGAATGGAGAGGTGGACAAGTATAAAGCACGGCTGGTGGCTAAGGGGTATGCTCAAGAATATGGGGTTGATTATGCTGAAGTCTTTGCTCCTGTGGCTCGGTTAGATACCATCCGAGTTGTTGTTGCACTTGCTGCTCAAAAGGAATGGACAATCTATCAGTTGGACGTGAAGAGTGCCTTCTTACATGGAGAAGTTGATGAAGAGGTGTTTGTAGAACAGCCACCTGGATATGTGCAGAGAGGTAAGGAGCAGAAAGTTTACAAATTACGGAAAGctttatatggacttaaacaagccCCTCGTGCTTGGTATAGTAGTATAGAAGCTTATTTCTCGAAGGAAGGATTTGTGAAGTGTCCTTATGAACACACTTTATTCATCAAAGTTGGAGATGGAGGTAAAATTCTCATTGTTTgtctttatgttgatgatctcaTTTACACTGGCAATGATGAATTCATGTTCATTAAGTTTAAACAGTCCATGATGAATGAGTTCGAAATGACCGATCTTGGTAAGATGAGATATTTCCTCGGAATTGAGGTATTGCAGCAGGTAGATGGAATATTTATCTGTCAAAAAAGATATGCTCAGGAAGTGTTGGAAAGGTTTAGAATGGAGAATTGCAATCCAGTGCATAATCCCATTGTTCCAGGCACCAAGCTAACAAAAGATGTAACTGGTGAGAAGGTTGATAGCACCTTTTATAAACAGATCGTGGGGAGTCTCATGTATCTCACAGCCACTCGGCCGGACATTATGTTTGTGGTAAGCCTAATCAGCAGGTTCATGGAGAGTCCAACAGAAATGCACTTGGCAGCGACAAAAAGGGTTTTGAGATACTTAAAGGGGACGATCGGCTTAGGAATTCTTTACAAAAGGGGAGAACACACTGAGCTCAGAGGCTATTCAGATAGTGACTATGCAGGTGACTTAGATGATAGAAAGAGCACATCGGGGTACTTGTTCATGCTAAGTTCAGGAGCTGTGTGTTGGTCTTCCAAGAAGCAGCCTGTGGTCACGTTATCAACAACTGAAGCCGAATTCATAGCAGCAGCTTCATGTGCTTGTCATGCAACCTGGTTGAGGAGAATAATGAAGGAATTAGGTCAAGCTCAGCAAGATTCTACAACGGTTTTCTGTGACAACAGTTCAACAATAAAGCTCTCCAGGAATCCTGTAATGCATGGCCGAAGCAAACACATAGACGTACGGTTTCACTTTCTTCGAGAAATGACTAAGAACAAAATCGTGCAGCTAGTTCACTGCAACACCCAGGAGCAAGTAGCAGACATATTAACCAAGCCTTTGAAGACTGATGCTTTCCTGAAGATGCGTGGACTTATGGGAGTATGTCTGGAACCAGTTGTAAACTGATTGCTTAGCAATAGCAATCAGTTTAAGGGAGGATGTTAGATTATTAGGTTAGTGGACGTAGTGGCTCTATCCACTACGTAAACATCGGGTTGTTAATGTAAGCAGTTTTAACTGCATGGCCGAATAAACCCTAGCTTTTAGGGATCAGTAGAAGTTGTTTTCCTTTTGACTTAGTCTTATACCACGTTTAGGATAATGTTTAACGTGGGTTGCATGTTTATCTTTTCCTCCGTTTGTAAGGCTTATATAGCCTGCTTATTCTTTGTTTAATGCTAAGTGAAATTCCTCCCAGTTTACAAAGTTCTCATTCGACAAACACTAGGGTTTAACAATATATTCataaaaacgaaaataaaataattaattacttaaataaTAGACAAGGAAAGCTCAATAGAACCGATACCTGTCCGTACAATCTGCGCCCAAATCCAAGCCCTTCACTTTTTCGAACAATCCCTTCGCGGCAGTCAGCGTCCTGCGCACAGCGCAGAGCTCGTTAATGGTAAGCAATTTGCCTGAGACGGCGGAGCTCACGATATCCGAGACGTTCTCGATGGCCGAGAAATCCGAGGGTGGAGAACCGACGGCCGCGATGGCATCCACCGCGGCAGCCGTCTGATCGAGAAGCTTCTGGCTCTCCTCCTTGGTCCGGCCGACTGGAACCCGGGCCTTCTGCGCGGTCGAGAAGCCCATGGCTGTGGACGCCAGCGCCGAGAGCTGCTTGCAGACCGAGGCCCATTCTAGGGTTTCTAGGGTTTCGGATTGGAGGGAATGCACGAGGCTGAGTCGGCTGGAGTGCGACTCGGCCGAGTTGGAGAGCGAGAAGGAGGCAGTGGCGGCGGTGGCGGTGGGTTTGAGGGCTCGGGCCAAGAAGAGGTTGGCGGTGAATTGCGGTGGAGGAGCGAGTGAGGGAACGAGTTGACTCAGTGAGTTGAACATGGCGGAATTGGTGGGTTTGAGACGAAgggtttttgcattttatccGCTCGGAAGAAAACTGTGGAGGGAAAGAAACGGTAATATTCAGACTCTTCTGGCAGCGGCGTGGCGCCAGTGTTTAAGCACGTCGCTTGGTCGTTCTGCCTTTCCCAACTACATGTCGTTTTTCCCTCTTCATTTTTGGCATACAAGTGTATATTTGGTACAATATTTAAGccgaaagtaaaaaaataagtgaaaaatatagagATGATAAAATGTATACATAGtgtatatttaaaatttttttttctttttaattagagatgttaaaatcaCTTGTAGGTGaggtttaaacaaaaaatagcaaaattttattttgttaaatagTTTTTTCATCTACTTTTGATTGACAAAGAAGgttctattaatatgtagtttaaatttagataaaagaaaatttaaatggGTTAAAATATCTTTTAAGTTTAGGTTTTAAATCGTTGATTACAAGTGTTTaatacatattataatagattttacacaaaaaaatatattttgaagaacATGAATATGATAGTTTGTCGTAatggtaagagaaataaaagaaaaattaacaaaaatgattCAAATTCTTGGGGGTGCCAGAAAGTCACAcgtgactcaagaatttgaaatatttttgtacatttttcttttatttctcataCCACAATGAGAAACTATCATATTCATgttcttcaaaatatatttttctgtaTGTGGAGCCCAACTCGTTTTCTGAGCACCCAGGAATCTGCCTCGTTTTGCATGCTCGGAGCCCGCCTCATCTTATGTGCCTAGGTTTGCCTCGCTTTTCAAGTGAGGTGTCTGCATCATTTTGCGTGTTAGAAACCCGCCCCTTTTTGCGTCCACGGAATCCACGTTGTTTTGGCATGCCTAGAACCAGTCTTGTTTTTCGTGCGCAAGGTTGGCCTCAATTTGTGCGATGTATCCCATCTCAATTTACGTGCTCAATGCTTGCCTAGTTTTGCGTGCCAGAAGCCTATCCTTTTTTCTTGTGAACAGAGCTTGTGTTATTTTGTGTGTCATGGTTCGTCTCGTTTCGCGTGTGTCGAGCCCGCCTAACACCCACGTTTTCTgacaaaaatgcaaattttttattttcacaaaatatttttcctgagcattaaattaaattttataagtAATTTGGAAGTAGTTTTACGGTTTATTGAACAATAAATGTatatgtagacatcgaaatttcggtaaataaatgttgaccgataaatcaaagtgtcaacgctcatgtattgcataaattttacacgtagcatgtgactcaacgaaaattgaaatgagttggaaaagtcatcaaataagacacgtgtcaacacctggcagaaacgacttatttcatctgggatattatattcaaaattaggtcttggaaaattctataaatacaagcccatttcattcatttggggaaACCAATTCAACgaccccttgaagaaagcgttcatcgttcatcaactgttcatcctcaaggatcaacccccaacggcccctttggATCGACAACATCAACGAATCCGCTCATCCGCTGTTcatcaagcccaagcctcgacggcccttgaaggaagcgttcatcgttcatcactgttcttcgagatcaagcccaaaagctctcGAAGATCTTTTCGagcccaaaagccctcggaaatccgttcatcactgttcttcaagatcaagcccaaaagcccttgaagatccgttcatcctcgttcatccaagatcaagcctcgacggcccttggatcaatcgcacatcccacaaatcaacaccttacggagatcgaatcagaggacaaattagagagagattgtaacccaaaatcatcaaatacaaatatttgtttgtgcacgttgttcttgtctctttcgtttcaggaattttccgtgttcacagtaTATTAGTAGAATATTTGAGTTGCAAACTAAAGAAATAAGTGAAAAAATATAGTAGTACTAGTGAGGCCTaaaacattgtcaaatggggTTCTACATTCAATAATCTTAACGGAAAATCtcaccttaattttcaaaactccATAGTAAGGTGAAAGTGAAAATAAATTAGATTAAAAGatgatttatgtacgaatttgtAAAATCGACTGAAAATTATGAGAATGTACATATGGATTTAGCTCATGTTTGTTTATTGCAATCCAAGTTACGAACATATAATAATTAACTACTACTCAGAACACCAAAACAATTAATTTATTGTTATTCTGAGAAAAAGCATGTTGCAGGAAGGATTTGTTTAATGAAGACTCTGccgataaaaaattaaaagtcgAACCTGAAGTACGATTTTTTCCTCTTATATTTTCATCTCGTTCCCTCTCCTTCTCTTACATATTATTTTtcatcttattatttctataaaaaaatcaatataagatgttggtGTGGTTAAATCATAACTGTTCAaataagaaagaagagaaaggaagagagactAGGAGAGGAAAGAATTCTCCTTCCCTCGCCACATTAGTGTTGTTGAGGAAAGAGCACGCAAAAGCAAAAAATAGTGAAATAGGTACCCCTTTGCAAACAAAAAGAAGGGTTAAATTGTACCCGCGGGTAATAGTGCCCGTTTACAAACTGCAAATGCCACGAAAACAATGCCGGTTGTATTccgaaacaaaacaattgttcATTTGAAGGGAAGAACATGATACACAAGATTTCCGATCGCGGTTGGCCACCGGCAAACAGAATTCACTTTCTTGAGACAGGAATTCGAAATCGTTTGTTAGGCTGATGTTGTTAGaaaatccataaacatatgatttcACAACAGCAATGGATCAAAAAGGGTATAACTTCAGTTTCAtttcacttgtttttttttaattttattttttatctctaGTATTACAAGCAATCAGTCCACCAGAACCAATCTCTGATACTCTTCACCGGAGATGGCTGCTTCCATGATGCGATCCGGGCGGATTTCCCCATCATTATCCATGAACATCTTGATCAAGTTCTTGGAGAATCCGCTCAAGAATGCCACCCCAGGTTGGTTCGAAGGCGCAGGCGTAGCCTCCGAGTGCCTCAGATTCCAAAACACTATCTGTGGCACCGCGTTCCCATAACCTCTCTCTtcaaacttccttttaattgcCTCGTAATCGGTCTCCCAATCGTTCCCTGTAGCCGAGGATTCATCGAACTCCATGTCGCTGAACACAAACACCCTTTTTATCATGTCCTCCGGCTTCAAGTTCCCCTTCACAGCCACCTCGAGAAGCAAATCAAACACCTTTTGGAAATTGGTGTTGTCCCCCCAATCCATGTCTCTCATGAAGGCACACTTGGCCCGGAGATCATCCCCTTCGATCAAATGCAGCTTAGGCGACGCGCTGAAAGTGATAACCTTTCCTTTCCATGGATCTGCACTCAATTCCGACAACAGAAGCCCCAAAGCTACAGACACGTCCATCGGGTCTCCGTTCATGCTTCCGGAGACATCACAAACCGCCAAGGAATTCCTCAACTTCCCCTGCTTCAACAAGTC
Encoded proteins:
- the LOC126587204 gene encoding uncharacterized protein LOC126587204 is translated as MFNSLSQLVPSLAPPPQFTANLFLARALKPTATAATASFSLSNSAESHSSRLSLVHSLQSETLETLEWASVCKQLSALASTAMGFSTAQKARVPVGRTKEESQKLLDQTAAAVDAIAAVGSPPSDFSAIENVSDIVSSAVSGKLLTINELCAVRRTLTAAKGLFEKVKGLDLGADCTDRYLPLIEILKDCDFLVELEKTIGVCIDCKLSIILDTASEDLEIIRSERKRNMENLDSLLKEVSTQIFKSGGIDSPLVTMRRARMCVGVRATHKHLLPGCIVLDASSSGATYFVEPKEAVELNNMEVRLSNAERAEEIGILSFLTSEIAKSEVLIMYLLDKVLEVDLAFARAAYALRMNGVCPIFSSKDLYSGGAGFLAAVDIEGLQHPLLVESSLKNLSDDFASRNPLFSNNGNGVNMISGSLSGRTSDFPVPIDIKIGCGTRVVVISGPNTGGKTASMKTLGLASLMSKAGMYLPAKNHPRLPWFDLVLADIGDHQSLEQNLSTFSGHISRIHNILEVASKESLVLIDEIGSGTDPSEGVALSASILLYLKDRVDLAVVTTHYADLSRLKEKDNQFENAAMEFSPETLQPTYRILWGSTGDSNALSIAKSIGFNQHVIEHAQKWVQRLMPEKQQERKGLLYRSLVEERNRLEAQAKMAASLHSDIMDIYCEIHDEAEDLELRKRALMVKETLQVQQEVQAAKSQMETVLKEFDNRLKIAAADQLNWLIRKSEAAIASVVEAHSPEDDLLVSETSATSFTPRLGEQVYLKRLGDKIATVAEAPGDDGTVLVQYGKIKVRLKKSDIRAIPSADKNATPSSVPRLKQQVGRSRNGETGSGEEVSYGPAVQTSKNTVDLRGMRVEEASYLLDMVLSGRESQSVIFVIHGMGTGVVKERALEILKKHPRVAKYEPESSTNYGCTVAYIK